Proteins found in one Meiothermus sp. Pnk-1 genomic segment:
- a CDS encoding DUF5639 domain-containing protein — protein sequence MPLLELSPSDQYLTASGDTPLLEVWEALPPGLFPPFPPVELPGGLGGLVQRGGFGQTFFFGAEVLGVTLKTPQGRTVQAGGRVVKNVQGYDLVRPFVGSFGALGEAVSVTLRLRPGRTSVFLQKPLEPGFAWSSAAAPQPRFLWQHESTLLAFHFGHPKEVERLRQAFGGEIVDNPVDYSGLFPNGMGVGPGPLRDLRFTWADGGAKPPLPAVFQRLASVL from the coding sequence ATGCCTCTTCTTGAGCTTTCTCCCTCCGATCAGTACCTTACCGCCAGCGGGGACACCCCCCTGCTCGAGGTTTGGGAAGCCCTCCCCCCGGGGCTTTTCCCTCCCTTTCCCCCGGTGGAGCTTCCGGGGGGGCTGGGCGGCCTGGTGCAGCGCGGCGGCTTCGGCCAAACTTTCTTCTTCGGGGCGGAGGTGCTGGGGGTAACCTTGAAAACCCCCCAGGGGCGCACCGTGCAAGCCGGGGGCCGGGTGGTTAAAAACGTGCAGGGCTACGACCTGGTACGGCCCTTCGTGGGGAGTTTCGGGGCGCTGGGGGAAGCCGTTTCCGTGACGCTTCGGCTACGACCAGGCCGGACTTCGGTCTTCTTGCAAAAGCCGCTCGAGCCCGGGTTTGCTTGGTCTTCGGCCGCGGCCCCCCAGCCGCGGTTTCTCTGGCAGCACGAGAGCACCCTGCTCGCCTTCCACTTCGGTCACCCCAAGGAGGTCGAGCGCCTGCGCCAAGCCTTCGGGGGCGAGATTGTGGATAACCCTGTGGATTACTCTGGACTTTTCCCCAACGGGATGGGGGTGGGTCCAGGCCCCTTGCGCGATCTGCGCTTTACCTGGGCCGACGGCGGGGCCAAGCCTCCCCTCCCCGCGGTGTTTCAGCGGCTGGCCTCGGTGCTCTAG
- a CDS encoding MoxR family ATPase, which produces MNPSPNETRLEPQAVMEASAKLRTLLLEVKKVIVGQDLMLERMVVALLARGHILIEGVPGLAKTLAIKSMAEAIGASFKRIQFTPDLVPADLIGTRIYNPKEAAFEVELGPLFANLILADEINRAPAKIQSALLEAMQERQVTIGKETFKLPDPFLVLATQNPIESEGTYFLPEAQVDRFMFKVIVDYPAFYEEMAVVDRVSSKFEPIHVQLHADDLRALQAMTDRVHVHPAVTEYAVRLVRATRDPGEAKQPDLKKYISFGGSPRASVNLILGAKALAIVRGREYVLPEDVRDLAPEVLRHRIILSYEALADGVKLEDLVRTIIAGVPLPKVHLGDPYRDTRAATTEAPNA; this is translated from the coding sequence ATGAACCCCTCTCCCAACGAAACCCGCCTCGAGCCCCAGGCCGTGATGGAAGCCTCCGCCAAGCTGCGCACGCTGCTCTTGGAGGTCAAGAAGGTGATCGTCGGGCAAGACTTGATGCTCGAGCGGATGGTGGTAGCCCTCCTGGCCCGCGGGCACATCCTCATCGAGGGCGTACCGGGGTTGGCCAAGACCCTAGCCATCAAGAGCATGGCCGAGGCCATCGGGGCCAGCTTCAAACGCATCCAGTTCACCCCCGACCTGGTGCCCGCCGACCTGATCGGCACCCGCATCTATAACCCCAAGGAAGCGGCCTTTGAGGTCGAGCTAGGCCCCTTGTTCGCCAACCTGATCCTGGCCGATGAAATCAACCGCGCTCCGGCCAAAATCCAGTCGGCCCTGCTCGAGGCCATGCAAGAACGCCAGGTGACCATCGGCAAGGAGACCTTTAAGCTCCCCGACCCTTTTTTGGTGCTGGCCACCCAGAACCCCATCGAGTCGGAGGGAACCTACTTCCTCCCCGAAGCCCAGGTGGACCGCTTTATGTTCAAGGTCATCGTGGACTACCCGGCCTTCTATGAGGAGATGGCCGTGGTGGATCGGGTTTCAAGCAAGTTTGAGCCGATCCACGTGCAACTCCACGCCGATGACCTGCGCGCCCTGCAGGCCATGACCGACCGGGTGCACGTCCACCCCGCCGTCACCGAGTACGCCGTACGGCTAGTCCGCGCCACCCGTGACCCCGGCGAGGCCAAGCAACCTGACCTCAAAAAATACATCAGCTTCGGCGGATCGCCTCGAGCCAGCGTAAACCTGATCCTGGGCGCCAAAGCCTTGGCCATCGTACGTGGGCGGGAGTATGTCCTCCCTGAGGACGTGCGCGACCTAGCCCCCGAAGTGCTGCGCCACCGCATCATCCTCTCCTATGAAGCCCTGGCCGATGGGGTGAAGCTCGAAGATCTGGTGCGAACGATCATCGCGGGGGTTCCGCTGCCTAAGGTCCACCTGGGTGACCCCTACCGCGACACCCGAGCAGCCACGACCGAGGCACCAAACGCTTGA
- a CDS encoding diacylglycerol kinase family protein: MQSLVIVNPAAGRGRVGRMLPQIQSALAAIHPNGQVQVVQTKSPGHATLLAQTTPAERVIAVGGDGTVHEVLRGLAHSAKVLGVVPIGSGNDFARMIGLHRKPLAEAFQIALNAPAGAVDLGEVNGQPFGASLGIGFDAMVARKALTAPTFLRGMPRYLYSIFAVLKELSLPTLTLEAGGEVLFQGKALLVALMNGHTYGGGIPIAPSASPTDGLLSGVVAGEFSRLGVVGILPRLLLGQHVHHPRVHQYGGAAFTVRFDRPVAAHTDGELLEPQARYEVRIHPRALRVALP; encoded by the coding sequence ATGCAGAGCCTGGTCATCGTCAACCCGGCGGCGGGCCGGGGTCGGGTGGGGCGGATGCTCCCTCAGATCCAAAGTGCGCTAGCCGCGATTCATCCCAACGGCCAAGTCCAGGTCGTCCAGACCAAAAGCCCTGGCCACGCCACCTTACTGGCCCAGACCACCCCGGCCGAGCGGGTCATCGCCGTCGGCGGGGATGGCACCGTCCACGAGGTACTCCGCGGCCTAGCCCACTCCGCCAAGGTGCTGGGGGTGGTGCCCATCGGCTCGGGCAACGACTTCGCCCGCATGATCGGGCTTCACAGAAAGCCCCTGGCGGAGGCTTTTCAGATCGCCCTCAACGCTCCTGCCGGCGCGGTGGATCTGGGGGAGGTGAACGGCCAGCCCTTCGGGGCCTCCCTGGGGATCGGTTTCGACGCCATGGTGGCCCGCAAGGCCCTGACCGCGCCGACGTTTCTGCGCGGGATGCCCCGCTACCTCTACTCGATCTTCGCGGTGCTCAAGGAGCTCTCCCTGCCTACACTGACCCTCGAGGCCGGAGGGGAGGTGCTCTTCCAGGGGAAGGCCCTCCTGGTCGCCCTGATGAACGGCCATACCTATGGCGGGGGTATTCCCATCGCGCCCTCGGCCAGCCCTACCGACGGACTCCTGTCGGGGGTGGTGGCCGGGGAGTTTAGCCGCTTGGGGGTGGTGGGGATCCTGCCCCGGCTGCTCCTCGGCCAGCACGTTCACCATCCCCGAGTGCACCAGTATGGCGGGGCGGCCTTCACGGTGCGCTTCGACCGGCCAGTGGCGGCCCACACCGATGGCGAGTTGCTCGAGCCCCAGGCGCGGTATGAGGTGCGGATCCACCCCCGGGCCTTGCGGGTGGCCCTGCCCTAG
- a CDS encoding DUF58 domain-containing protein, giving the protein MLRSPRDQPLKGSGPHLAPQKPPPRVQEPPAELLRRLEFKVLRRLDGFLFGDYTGVFYGPSLDLAEVREYQPGDEVRRIDWSVTARTGKLHVRQYREEREITAWLIVDLSASMNFGTRRVLKREAALEFAVTAAAIVARHGDKVGAVVTSEGGMRILPAGTGRRQILKIAQLFTSPPSEAGPRNTSQPPPVDPLEQALHYLNRTLKRRALIFVVSDFLASPPAAPGALSWAKPIGRLAYRHEVIAVRISDPAERELPKVGELRLRDPESAQEIWVNTSDPRVRSAYAALVREHEEGIRRVLRSAQVDLLELSTAQEIVEPLLKFTLRRKGVRR; this is encoded by the coding sequence ATGCTTCGAAGCCCTAGGGATCAGCCCCTCAAGGGGTCTGGCCCACACCTGGCGCCGCAAAAACCCCCTCCGAGGGTTCAGGAGCCTCCAGCCGAGCTGCTGCGCCGGCTCGAGTTCAAGGTTTTGCGTCGGCTGGATGGCTTCTTGTTCGGAGATTATACCGGGGTCTTCTACGGGCCCAGCTTGGACCTGGCCGAGGTGCGCGAGTACCAGCCCGGCGACGAGGTACGCCGCATTGACTGGAGCGTAACCGCCCGCACCGGCAAGCTCCACGTGCGCCAGTACCGCGAGGAGCGCGAGATCACCGCTTGGCTGATCGTAGACCTGTCCGCTTCGATGAACTTTGGCACCCGCAGAGTCCTGAAGCGCGAAGCGGCGCTGGAGTTTGCCGTCACCGCCGCCGCCATCGTCGCCCGGCATGGCGACAAGGTGGGGGCCGTGGTGACCTCGGAGGGCGGAATGCGGATCCTCCCGGCAGGGACTGGACGGCGGCAAATTTTGAAAATTGCGCAGCTATTCACCTCGCCGCCCAGCGAGGCGGGGCCGCGTAATACCTCTCAGCCCCCGCCAGTAGACCCGCTCGAGCAGGCGCTTCACTACCTCAACCGCACCCTCAAGCGGCGGGCGTTGATCTTTGTGGTCTCGGACTTTCTGGCCTCCCCCCCAGCGGCACCCGGCGCTTTGAGCTGGGCCAAACCCATAGGCCGTTTGGCCTATCGCCATGAGGTCATCGCGGTGCGCATCTCTGACCCTGCGGAACGGGAGCTACCCAAGGTGGGCGAACTCCGTTTGCGCGACCCAGAAAGCGCGCAAGAGATCTGGGTAAATACCTCCGATCCTCGGGTGCGCTCGGCGTACGCGGCCTTGGTAAGGGAGCACGAAGAGGGCATAAGACGTGTCTTGCGCAGCGCCCAGGTAGATCTGCTGGAGCTTTCCACCGCTCAGGAAATTGTCGAACCCCTCCTCAAGTTCACCCTGCGGCGCAAGGGGGTGAGGCGATGA
- a CDS encoding VWA domain-containing protein, translating to MTFTWPTLLWALLLLPVVMGVLVRAEQRRQRTAQVFADSHLLSAVVRQPSPAQARWPRMLYLLALALLLLASARPVAAPPLPTNKAAVVIALDASKSMLASDINPNRLEAARAIAKEFVRLAPPTTKIGLITFSDSASVVVAPTTDRAVLQEALDNVKPVQNTSLPSAIVTGVRLLPGRKEVQPPTELQPQGPQGQPPQTPLIQPDAPPPREFPPGSLLVISDGATNVSSNPRLPNQTALEAAAKFAKDNGVKIYAFAVGKEGGAVMRLEGRDYFVPFEPRSLQQLAERTGGKYVYPPTEEALRAVYRELGTVIRWEATRLEVSSLLSGLAVILMLVGAGLNLRLYRRVP from the coding sequence ATGACCTTCACCTGGCCCACCCTTCTATGGGCACTGCTGCTGCTGCCCGTGGTGATGGGGGTGCTGGTGAGGGCCGAGCAGCGACGGCAGCGCACCGCTCAGGTTTTTGCCGATTCGCATTTGCTCAGCGCCGTGGTCCGGCAACCCTCTCCGGCACAAGCCCGTTGGCCGCGGATGCTCTATCTGCTGGCCCTGGCCTTGCTGCTTCTGGCGAGCGCCCGTCCGGTGGCAGCCCCTCCCCTGCCCACCAACAAGGCGGCGGTGGTGATCGCCTTGGATGCCTCCAAGTCCATGCTGGCAAGCGACATTAACCCCAACCGCCTGGAAGCCGCTCGAGCTATCGCCAAGGAGTTCGTGCGGCTAGCCCCACCCACCACTAAAATCGGGCTCATCACCTTCTCGGACTCGGCCTCGGTGGTGGTGGCTCCCACTACCGACCGCGCGGTGTTGCAAGAGGCTTTAGATAATGTCAAACCGGTGCAGAACACCTCGCTTCCCTCGGCCATCGTCACCGGGGTACGGCTGTTGCCGGGCCGCAAAGAGGTGCAACCGCCCACGGAGCTCCAGCCGCAAGGTCCGCAGGGCCAGCCGCCCCAGACCCCACTGATCCAACCCGACGCTCCGCCGCCTCGAGAATTCCCCCCGGGGAGCCTACTGGTGATCTCCGACGGGGCCACCAATGTGAGCTCCAACCCCCGCCTGCCTAACCAAACCGCCCTCGAGGCCGCGGCCAAGTTCGCCAAGGACAACGGGGTCAAGATCTACGCCTTCGCGGTGGGCAAGGAGGGGGGCGCGGTGATGCGCCTCGAGGGGCGGGATTACTTCGTACCCTTCGAGCCGCGCTCTTTGCAACAGCTCGCCGAGCGCACCGGCGGCAAGTATGTCTACCCGCCCACCGAGGAAGCGCTGCGCGCAGTGTACCGGGAGCTGGGTACGGTGATCCGCTGGGAAGCCACCCGGCTCGAGGTCTCCTCGCTGCTCTCCGGACTGGCGGTCATCCTGATGCTGGTGGGGGCCGGGCTCAACCTCAGGCTATACCGCCGGGTGCCCTAG
- a CDS encoding GNAT family N-acetyltransferase produces MIRPLAQKDLPQLVELLSWMDQDASRGVLAPESRSPEGLYWEVMALGGEADWETLAIEEDGRLVGYAALYSFWEGGVLEGPVVRGPEGKKLLERIIARAKARGYPTLHAFPQESNRPLRQMLEEAGFAAQHTTYFFAILRADLTYPPPPDVRIVADEPPDPEVYRQLYQACEDNWAQRLSWSDEELMEHFEDREVTLLVAYRFADGALHEALGMVELERDDDWAEIAYIGVIPERRGQGIGRALLGAAAKLAFADPQVQKLRVRAHDHEKAAMELYKQLGFRLEEAVVTYTLDLDQA; encoded by the coding sequence GTGATTCGTCCGCTGGCCCAGAAAGACCTTCCCCAGCTCGTGGAGCTGCTCTCCTGGATGGACCAAGATGCTTCTAGAGGGGTGTTGGCTCCCGAGTCGCGCAGCCCGGAGGGGCTGTACTGGGAGGTGATGGCCCTAGGCGGCGAGGCCGACTGGGAGACCTTAGCCATCGAAGAGGATGGCCGGCTGGTGGGGTATGCCGCCCTCTACTCCTTCTGGGAAGGCGGAGTTCTGGAAGGGCCAGTAGTGCGAGGCCCGGAGGGGAAAAAACTGCTCGAAAGAATCATCGCCCGGGCCAAGGCGCGGGGTTATCCCACCCTGCACGCTTTCCCCCAAGAGTCCAACCGCCCGCTGCGCCAGATGCTCGAGGAGGCCGGTTTCGCCGCTCAACACACCACCTATTTCTTCGCCATCCTCCGCGCCGACCTGACCTACCCGCCCCCTCCCGACGTCCGCATCGTGGCGGATGAACCCCCTGACCCGGAGGTCTACCGCCAGCTTTACCAAGCCTGCGAGGACAACTGGGCCCAGCGCCTCTCCTGGAGCGACGAGGAGCTGATGGAACACTTCGAGGACCGCGAGGTGACGTTGCTGGTCGCCTACCGCTTCGCAGACGGGGCCCTGCACGAAGCGCTGGGAATGGTGGAGCTCGAGCGCGACGACGACTGGGCCGAGATCGCCTATATCGGGGTGATCCCCGAGCGGCGGGGACAAGGGATTGGCCGAGCCCTCCTGGGTGCCGCCGCCAAGCTGGCTTTCGCCGATCCCCAAGTCCAGAAGCTGCGGGTGCGGGCCCATGACCACGAAAAAGCCGCCATGGAGCTATATAAGCAGCTGGGGTTTCGCCTCGAGGAGGCGGTCGTCACCTATACCCTGGATTTAGACCAAGCTTGA
- a CDS encoding phosphodiester glycosidase family protein, producing MDLAHKLLAALFCVSGFGFAQNPPPPNLPTSPTPTLIPAARLGLSYSADGNTLLFRKNGLELAYVAGVGWAPPLEPALPPPQSDLLPLEVVRAAGLVQAPEAGVRFSLGSDRLRLVFDLPADFDAPLPRGEGGFSGRYALELPLFAPGLEAVSGEGLSFSVLYGPSSTRFALTAPPGRFYRYRSFTLENPRRYVLDLYYLPPERTEAIAPGFRYREVWTFTPEPLRLYLVEADPGRWRMEPVGQPGLRASLPSLAPTALAILNGGYFDPKSGTPIGLWVKDGVALNFPFGRSTLMWEGNQVFAGFPKFGTVVLTQGGQRLAVGINRYRARLTAHTAPGPAGQAGEAIAVVEGDRVIAIYPAPYELKPGQWGLSFPGGETPPVRAGEILKLYGSLEPPVSYALEAGPLLIQSGAYAFDPSREAFTDPRPLKAVTPQSAVAWTQDGRLWLVVSEPTTPSTLARALQLFNPNIWGAIRMDAGGSAQLYVRGSLQTPLIESRPRPVVNGLALYPKAGP from the coding sequence ATGGATTTAGCCCATAAACTATTGGCTGCTTTGTTCTGCGTATCGGGGTTCGGCTTCGCCCAAAACCCCCCGCCGCCAAATCTCCCTACCAGCCCCACCCCGACGCTGATCCCCGCCGCGCGGTTGGGCCTCAGCTATAGCGCCGACGGCAATACCCTGCTCTTTCGCAAAAACGGCCTCGAGCTTGCCTACGTAGCGGGGGTAGGCTGGGCTCCACCCCTCGAGCCGGCGCTGCCGCCCCCCCAATCCGACCTACTGCCGCTCGAGGTCGTACGGGCCGCCGGGCTGGTGCAGGCCCCCGAGGCGGGGGTCCGCTTCAGCTTAGGCAGCGACCGGCTGCGGCTGGTCTTTGACCTGCCGGCGGATTTCGATGCCCCTCTGCCGCGCGGCGAGGGTGGCTTTTCAGGGCGCTACGCCCTCGAGCTTCCCCTCTTCGCCCCAGGGCTCGAGGCGGTGAGCGGGGAAGGGCTGAGCTTCTCCGTGCTGTACGGCCCAAGCTCCACCCGCTTCGCCCTCACTGCGCCGCCGGGCCGGTTTTATCGCTACCGCAGCTTCACCCTGGAAAACCCCCGGCGTTACGTGCTGGACCTCTACTACCTGCCCCCCGAGCGCACCGAAGCGATCGCCCCCGGCTTCCGCTACCGCGAGGTCTGGACTTTTACACCGGAACCCCTGCGGCTTTACCTGGTCGAGGCCGACCCTGGACGCTGGCGGATGGAACCGGTAGGACAGCCCGGTCTGCGGGCCTCCCTGCCCAGCCTGGCCCCCACCGCCTTGGCCATCCTCAACGGAGGATACTTCGACCCCAAAAGCGGCACCCCCATCGGCCTGTGGGTCAAGGATGGGGTGGCCCTCAACTTCCCCTTTGGCCGCAGCACCCTGATGTGGGAAGGCAACCAGGTGTTCGCGGGGTTTCCCAAGTTCGGCACGGTGGTATTGACCCAGGGTGGGCAGCGCCTGGCGGTGGGCATCAATCGCTACCGGGCCCGGCTTACCGCCCATACCGCTCCAGGCCCAGCCGGGCAAGCCGGGGAAGCCATCGCCGTGGTCGAGGGAGACCGGGTGATCGCCATCTACCCGGCCCCCTACGAGCTCAAACCCGGACAGTGGGGCCTCTCCTTCCCTGGGGGAGAGACTCCCCCGGTACGCGCCGGGGAGATCCTCAAGCTCTATGGTTCGCTCGAGCCTCCCGTGTCCTACGCGCTCGAGGCCGGTCCGTTGCTCATCCAGTCAGGGGCTTACGCCTTCGATCCCAGCCGCGAAGCTTTCACCGACCCCCGTCCCCTGAAAGCCGTCACCCCCCAATCCGCCGTAGCCTGGACCCAAGACGGCAGGCTCTGGCTGGTAGTCTCCGAGCCCACTACCCCGAGTACCCTGGCCCGTGCTCTGCAGCTGTTCAACCCAAACATCTGGGGTGCTATTCGCATGGATGCAGGCGGTTCGGCCCAGCTATATGTACGGGGTAGTCTCCAAACCCCGCTTATCGAGTCCAGGCCGCGCCCGGTTGTGAACGGGCTTGCCCTTTATCCGAAGGCCGGACCCTAA
- a CDS encoding phosphatase PAP2 family protein, whose product MEIVRALQEILPGQQGFFLLLTQLGSEWAYIVLLALYLWLVSPPTGRRLGMLVGFSYALNAGFKEWFDQPRPYQIDPRVSFPAAEATGTGNGFPSGHAQTAATYWLFLALRHRKAWLWALAGVLVGLIGLSRIYLGVHFLSDVLGGLLIGVGLALAGAYFPVRELPPTFLRVFAAIFLLFLSLAGGKDVGVALGLVSGLLFSNASFSPPQTWPKRLIFAGLGLALVFGVYIGLGLGMGELRHQAWGAFIRYAIVAFFAAELWPGLARPLLR is encoded by the coding sequence ATGGAGATCGTACGCGCGCTGCAGGAGATCCTACCGGGGCAGCAAGGTTTCTTTTTGCTCCTCACCCAGCTCGGCTCGGAATGGGCCTACATCGTGCTGCTGGCGCTGTACCTGTGGCTGGTGAGCCCGCCGACGGGCCGCAGGTTGGGAATGTTGGTGGGGTTTTCCTACGCCCTCAACGCGGGGTTCAAGGAATGGTTTGACCAACCCCGGCCCTACCAGATAGACCCCCGCGTCTCCTTCCCTGCAGCCGAAGCCACCGGGACTGGGAACGGCTTTCCCAGCGGTCACGCCCAGACAGCTGCCACCTACTGGTTATTCCTGGCGCTGCGCCACCGCAAGGCCTGGCTGTGGGCGTTGGCGGGGGTACTGGTGGGGCTCATCGGGCTCTCGAGGATCTACCTGGGCGTCCATTTCCTCTCCGACGTGCTGGGCGGTCTGCTGATCGGAGTAGGGCTGGCCCTGGCCGGGGCCTACTTCCCGGTGCGCGAGTTACCCCCCACCTTCTTGCGGGTCTTCGCGGCGATCTTTTTGCTATTCCTAAGCCTCGCCGGGGGCAAGGACGTAGGGGTGGCGTTGGGGCTGGTGAGCGGACTTTTGTTCAGCAATGCCAGCTTCAGCCCCCCGCAGACCTGGCCCAAACGGCTGATCTTCGCGGGGCTGGGGCTGGCGCTGGTGTTCGGGGTGTATATAGGCTTGGGGCTAGGGATGGGCGAACTTCGCCACCAAGCCTGGGGGGCTTTCATCCGCTACGCCATCGTGGCCTTTTTCGCCGCCGAGCTGTGGCCGGGGCTGGCCCGACCCCTCCTGCGATGA
- a CDS encoding histone deacetylase, whose product MPFTAYSTAHHVLELPDHHPFPRYKYGGVAEALRGEVQVRPAPALPWEALALVHDPNYLARLRTQGLSRQESLRVGLPWSESLLTRALHAAGGTLMASRDALERGLGMNLAGGTHHAYPDRAEGYSLFNDVAVALANLRAEGFGGRALVVDLDAHQGNGTAVFFQHDPSVFTLSLHGERNYPLRKERSDLDVGLPDATGDHAYLEALEQALSAGFAFKPDLVFFNAGVDVLAGDRFGRLSLSLEGLAERDRMVFGRVRQAGIPLVIVMGGGYNRDPKVTVTAHAQTYRLALQAWSKSRV is encoded by the coding sequence ATGCCCTTCACCGCTTACTCGACCGCCCACCACGTCCTCGAGCTTCCCGACCACCACCCCTTCCCCCGCTACAAGTACGGCGGGGTGGCCGAGGCGCTGCGAGGCGAGGTACAAGTGCGGCCAGCCCCGGCCCTCCCTTGGGAAGCCCTCGCCCTAGTCCACGACCCGAATTATCTCGCACGTTTGCGCACCCAGGGACTTTCTCGTCAGGAATCGCTCCGGGTGGGACTTCCTTGGAGCGAGAGTCTGCTGACCCGGGCCCTGCATGCTGCCGGGGGCACCTTGATGGCCAGCCGCGATGCCCTCGAGCGTGGTCTGGGAATGAACCTGGCAGGAGGCACCCACCACGCCTACCCCGACCGGGCCGAAGGGTACAGTCTATTCAACGATGTAGCCGTTGCGCTGGCCAACTTACGGGCCGAGGGATTTGGGGGAAGGGCGCTGGTGGTAGATCTGGACGCCCACCAGGGGAACGGCACCGCGGTGTTCTTCCAACATGACCCCAGCGTGTTTACCCTCTCTTTGCACGGCGAGCGCAACTACCCCTTGCGTAAGGAGAGGAGCGATCTCGATGTAGGCCTGCCCGATGCGACTGGGGACCACGCCTATCTGGAAGCGCTGGAGCAAGCCCTTTCCGCCGGCTTTGCCTTCAAGCCCGACCTGGTGTTCTTCAATGCCGGGGTGGACGTGCTGGCGGGCGATCGCTTCGGGCGGCTCAGCCTGAGTTTGGAAGGGTTGGCCGAGCGCGACCGGATGGTGTTTGGCAGGGTTCGCCAAGCCGGAATACCCCTGGTGATCGTGATGGGAGGGGGATACAACCGCGATCCCAAGGTCACGGTCACCGCCCACGCCCAGACCTACCGGCTGGCCCTTCAAGCTTGGTCTAAATCCAGGGTATAG
- a CDS encoding endonuclease V, with protein sequence MTLSPFPRPGDLAQATRIQKELRGRVVLAGDPVELRYLAALDASHPTRFSRRQGLSVAVAVLWDRQAQQVVEVAQALLDADTLFPYVPGFLSFREAPSYLAALAKLSRPPELLLVDGQGIAHPRGLGIAAHLGVYLDLPAIGVAKSLLYGKPQGQLPPEAGSAVLLLDPRGQPIGYAYRSRTGVKPLYVSPGHRVGLAESLEFVRSLPTRSRLPEPLRIAHIEAGKARRRGAEG encoded by the coding sequence ATGACCCTTTCCCCCTTTCCAAGGCCCGGCGACCTGGCCCAAGCTACGCGCATCCAAAAGGAGCTGCGGGGGCGGGTCGTCCTGGCGGGGGACCCTGTAGAGCTACGCTACCTAGCCGCCCTCGACGCTTCTCACCCCACCCGGTTTTCTCGCCGGCAAGGTCTATCGGTGGCGGTGGCGGTGCTGTGGGACCGGCAAGCACAGCAGGTGGTGGAAGTGGCCCAGGCTCTGCTAGACGCCGATACCCTCTTCCCTTACGTCCCGGGCTTCCTCTCCTTCCGCGAAGCCCCCTCCTACCTGGCCGCCCTCGCCAAGCTCTCCCGCCCCCCTGAGCTGTTGCTGGTGGACGGGCAGGGTATCGCCCACCCGCGCGGCTTGGGGATCGCCGCGCACCTGGGGGTCTATCTCGACCTACCCGCCATCGGGGTGGCCAAAAGCCTGCTGTACGGAAAACCCCAAGGGCAGTTGCCGCCGGAAGCGGGAAGCGCCGTCTTGCTGTTGGACCCCCGGGGGCAGCCCATCGGCTATGCCTACCGCTCGAGGACGGGGGTCAAACCGCTCTACGTCTCGCCGGGGCACCGGGTGGGGTTGGCGGAGAGCCTCGAGTTCGTACGTTCCCTGCCCACCCGATCCCGCCTCCCCGAACCCTTGCGCATCGCTCATATCGAAGCTGGGAAGGCTCGGCGGAGAGGTGCTGAGGGTTAG
- a CDS encoding VWA domain-containing protein, with protein sequence MGFLWPSALLLLLLIPVLAVWYRRSLALPAAAATLHPDLATLARASGKQRDLTRHLPVAFFSLALILGIVALARPIIPILHADPRTTIVLALDVSRSMRATDVLPSRFEAAREALKVFIRELPQGARIGLVTFSRAATEVVAPTTDRQRLLDSVDLIQLEFGTAIGEGILTSLQALPPLEQRKGAKDPSELATIILLTDGRSISGIDPLEAARIAAEQKVRIHTIGVGRVTEGPVPGLENVYQWAAYFDEEVLKQIAAITGGKYFFVNSAGKLRETYQQLSRSFVWKVKQDEVSGIATLAAGVFLLSSLVLSELRRQVV encoded by the coding sequence ATGGGCTTTCTCTGGCCCTCGGCTTTGCTCCTGTTGCTGTTGATCCCTGTGCTGGCCGTTTGGTACCGCCGCAGCCTGGCCCTCCCGGCGGCAGCTGCAACGCTCCACCCAGATCTGGCGACCCTGGCCCGGGCCAGCGGAAAGCAGCGGGACTTGACCCGCCACCTCCCTGTTGCGTTCTTCTCGCTGGCGCTGATCTTAGGGATCGTGGCCCTAGCCCGCCCGATCATCCCCATCCTCCACGCCGATCCCCGCACCACCATCGTGCTGGCCCTCGACGTCAGCCGCTCGATGCGCGCCACCGACGTCCTGCCCAGCCGCTTTGAGGCCGCTCGGGAGGCCCTCAAGGTCTTTATCCGCGAGCTCCCACAAGGGGCCCGCATCGGCCTGGTGACCTTCTCCCGTGCAGCCACCGAGGTGGTGGCCCCCACCACCGACCGCCAAAGGCTCTTGGATTCGGTGGATCTGATCCAGCTCGAGTTCGGCACGGCCATCGGCGAGGGCATCCTGACCAGCCTCCAGGCCCTCCCGCCCTTAGAGCAGCGCAAAGGCGCCAAGGACCCCAGCGAGCTGGCCACCATCATCCTCCTTACCGATGGGCGCAGCATCAGCGGCATCGACCCCCTCGAGGCCGCCCGGATCGCCGCCGAGCAAAAGGTCCGCATCCACACCATTGGCGTGGGCCGGGTCACCGAGGGCCCGGTGCCGGGGCTAGAGAATGTCTACCAGTGGGCCGCCTACTTTGATGAGGAGGTGCTCAAGCAGATCGCCGCCATCACCGGCGGGAAATACTTCTTCGTCAACTCGGCGGGAAAACTGCGCGAGACCTACCAGCAGCTCTCCCGAAGCTTTGTCTGGAAGGTCAAGCAAGACGAGGTGAGCGGCATAGCGACCCTGGCTGCCGGGGTGTTCTTGCTGAGCAGCCTAGTCCTTTCCGAGCTGCGCCGCCAGGTAGTCTGA